One window of the Pseudomonas sp. S04 genome contains the following:
- a CDS encoding CsbD family protein: MSSTGDKAKGLANEAIGNIKQGVGKATDNPKLQTEGKIQEKKGEAQQALGDAKDAVKKTVDKA; this comes from the coding sequence ATGAGCAGCACTGGCGATAAAGCGAAAGGTTTGGCCAACGAAGCGATCGGCAACATCAAGCAGGGTGTCGGTAAAGCCACCGATAATCCCAAGCTGCAGACCGAAGGCAAGATCCAGGAAAAGAAAGGTGAGGCCCAGCAAGCGCTCGGCGACGCCAAGGACGCAGTCAAGAAAACAGTCGACAAGGCCTGA
- the fadD1 gene encoding long-chain-fatty-acid--CoA ligase FadD1: MIEDFWKDKYPAGIAADINPDEYPNIQAVLKQSCQRFANKPAFSNLGKTLTYGELYELSGAFAAYLQQHTDLQPGDRIAVQLPNLLQYPIAVFGAIRAGLIVVNTNPLYTAREMEHQFNDSGAKALVCLANMAHLAEAVVPKTGVKHVIVTEVADLLPPLKRLLINSVIKYVKKMVPAFNLPKAIKFNDVLSKGQGQPVTEANPASSDVAVLQYTGGTTGVAKGAMLTHRNLVANMLQCKALMGSNLHEGCEILITPLPLYHIYAFTFHCMAMMLIGNHNILISNPRDLPAMVKELSKWKFSGFVGLNTLFVALCNNEAFRKLDFSALKVTLSGGMALQLAAAERWKEVTGCPICEGYGMTETSPVATVNPIQNIQIGTIGIPVPSTLCKVINDEGVEQPLGEIGELCVKGPQVMKGYWQRQDATDEMLDSEGWLKTGDIALIQPDGYMRIVDRKKDMILVSGFNVYPNELEDVLATLPGVLQCAAIGVPDDKSGEAIKIFIVAKPGVTLTKEQVMTHMRANVTGYKVPKAVEFRDALPTTNVGKILRRELRDEELKKLGLKKVSA; the protein is encoded by the coding sequence ATGATCGAAGACTTTTGGAAGGATAAGTACCCAGCTGGGATTGCTGCCGACATCAATCCAGACGAGTATCCGAATATTCAGGCAGTGTTGAAGCAATCCTGCCAACGCTTCGCCAACAAACCGGCTTTTAGCAACCTCGGCAAGACACTCACCTACGGTGAGCTGTACGAACTGTCCGGGGCATTTGCCGCTTATCTGCAACAGCATACCGATTTGCAGCCCGGTGATCGAATCGCCGTACAGTTGCCTAACCTGTTGCAATACCCGATCGCCGTGTTTGGTGCCATCCGCGCCGGCTTGATCGTGGTCAACACCAACCCGCTGTACACCGCGCGGGAAATGGAACACCAGTTCAACGATTCCGGGGCCAAGGCCCTGGTCTGCCTGGCGAACATGGCGCACCTGGCCGAGGCCGTGGTACCCAAGACCGGCGTCAAGCATGTGATCGTCACCGAAGTGGCGGACCTGCTGCCGCCACTCAAGCGCCTGTTGATCAACAGCGTGATCAAGTACGTGAAGAAGATGGTGCCGGCGTTCAACCTGCCCAAGGCCATCAAGTTCAATGACGTGCTGAGCAAAGGCCAGGGGCAACCCGTGACCGAGGCCAACCCGGCCAGCAGCGACGTCGCCGTACTGCAATACACCGGCGGCACCACCGGCGTGGCCAAGGGCGCAATGCTGACCCACCGCAACCTGGTGGCGAACATGTTGCAGTGCAAGGCGTTGATGGGCTCGAACCTGCACGAAGGCTGCGAGATCCTGATTACCCCGCTGCCGCTGTACCACATCTATGCCTTCACCTTTCATTGCATGGCAATGATGCTGATCGGCAATCACAACATCCTGATCAGCAACCCGCGCGACCTGCCGGCGATGGTCAAGGAACTGTCGAAGTGGAAGTTCAGCGGGTTTGTCGGCTTGAACACTTTGTTTGTCGCGCTGTGCAACAACGAAGCCTTCCGCAAGCTGGACTTCTCGGCGCTCAAGGTCACCCTGTCCGGTGGCATGGCCTTGCAACTGGCCGCCGCCGAACGCTGGAAAGAAGTCACCGGCTGCCCGATCTGCGAAGGCTACGGCATGACCGAGACCAGCCCGGTGGCCACGGTCAACCCGATCCAGAACATCCAGATCGGTACCATCGGGATTCCGGTTCCTTCGACGTTGTGCAAGGTCATCAACGACGAGGGCGTCGAGCAGCCGCTGGGCGAAATCGGCGAACTTTGCGTGAAGGGGCCGCAGGTGATGAAGGGCTACTGGCAGCGCCAGGACGCCACCGATGAAATGCTCGACAGCGAAGGCTGGTTGAAGACCGGTGACATCGCGCTGATCCAGCCGGATGGCTACATGCGCATTGTCGATCGCAAGAAAGACATGATTCTGGTCTCCGGTTTCAACGTCTATCCGAATGAACTGGAAGACGTGCTGGCGACTCTGCCAGGCGTCCTGCAGTGCGCAGCCATCGGCGTGCCGGACGACAAGTCGGGCGAGGCGATCAAGATTTTCATCGTTGCCAAACCTGGCGTGACCCTGACCAAGGAACAGGTGATGACGCACATGCGTGCCAACGTCACGGGTTACAAGGTGCCCAAGGCTGTCGAGTTCCGCGATGCGCTGCCGACCACCAACGTCGGCAAGATCCTGCGTCGCGAACTGCGGGACGAAGAGCTGAAGAAGCTCGGTTTGAAGAAGGTCAGCGCCTGA
- the fadD2 gene encoding long-chain-fatty-acid--CoA ligase FadD2, with amino-acid sequence MQADFWNDKRPAGVPIDIDLGAYKSVIEVFERSCKKFADRPAFSNMGVTLTYADLERYSAAFAGFLQSQTDLVPGDRIAVQMPNVLHYPIAVFGAMRAGLIVVNTNPLYTAREMRHQFKDSGARALVYLNMFGQKVQEVLPDTEIQYLIEAKMGDLMPTAKGWLVNTLVDKVKKMVPAYNLPQAISFKSALRMGRGQSIKPLQVGLDDVAVLQYTGGTTGLAKGAMLTHGNLVANMQQARACLGQFGRDGQPLLREGQEVMIAPLPLYHIYAFTANCMCMMVTGNHNVLITNPRDIAGFIKELKNWRFSALLGLNTLFVALMDHPDFKTLDFSSLKLTNSGGTALVKATAERWEKLTGCRITEGYGLTETSPVACTNPYGDLSRIGTVGMPVPGTTLKVINDDGVEQAMGERGELCIKGPQIMKGYWQKPEATEEVLDAEGWFKSGDIAVIDPDGFVRIVDRKKDMIIVSGFNVYPNEIEDVVMAHPNVANCAVIGVPDERSGEAVKLFVVAREAGVSLEELKAYCKENFTAYKVPKHIVLRDSLPMTPVGKILRRELRDIA; translated from the coding sequence CCTGCAAGAAATTCGCTGATCGTCCCGCGTTCAGCAACATGGGCGTGACCCTGACCTACGCTGACCTCGAACGCTACAGCGCGGCGTTCGCCGGCTTCCTGCAAAGCCAGACTGACTTGGTGCCCGGCGATCGCATCGCGGTGCAGATGCCCAACGTCCTGCATTACCCGATTGCCGTGTTTGGTGCCATGCGCGCCGGCCTGATCGTGGTCAACACCAACCCGCTGTACACCGCGCGCGAGATGCGCCACCAGTTCAAGGACTCCGGTGCCCGGGCGCTGGTGTACCTGAACATGTTCGGGCAGAAAGTCCAGGAAGTGCTGCCCGACACCGAGATCCAGTACCTGATCGAAGCGAAGATGGGTGACCTGATGCCTACCGCCAAGGGCTGGCTGGTCAATACCCTGGTGGACAAGGTCAAGAAGATGGTCCCGGCTTACAATCTGCCCCAGGCGATCTCCTTCAAAAGTGCCTTGCGCATGGGCCGTGGGCAGAGCATCAAGCCACTTCAGGTCGGTCTCGATGACGTCGCCGTGCTGCAATACACCGGCGGCACCACGGGTCTGGCCAAGGGCGCGATGCTGACCCACGGCAACCTGGTCGCCAACATGCAGCAGGCCCGTGCCTGCCTGGGCCAGTTCGGTCGCGACGGACAACCGCTGTTGCGCGAAGGCCAGGAAGTGATGATCGCGCCGCTGCCGCTGTACCACATCTATGCCTTCACGGCGAACTGCATGTGCATGATGGTGACTGGCAACCATAACGTGCTGATCACCAATCCACGGGACATCGCCGGCTTTATCAAGGAACTGAAGAACTGGCGCTTCTCGGCCTTGCTTGGGCTCAACACCCTGTTCGTCGCGTTGATGGATCACCCGGACTTCAAGACCCTGGATTTCTCCAGCCTGAAGCTGACCAACTCCGGCGGCACGGCACTGGTCAAGGCCACCGCCGAGCGCTGGGAAAAGCTCACCGGTTGCCGGATTACCGAAGGCTACGGCCTGACCGAGACGTCGCCGGTGGCCTGCACCAACCCCTATGGCGACCTGTCGCGCATCGGCACCGTGGGCATGCCGGTACCAGGCACCACGCTGAAGGTGATCAACGACGATGGCGTCGAGCAAGCCATGGGCGAGCGCGGCGAGTTGTGCATCAAGGGCCCGCAGATCATGAAGGGCTACTGGCAGAAACCCGAGGCCACCGAGGAGGTGCTGGATGCCGAGGGTTGGTTCAAGTCGGGTGACATTGCGGTGATCGATCCGGATGGTTTTGTGCGCATCGTCGATCGCAAGAAAGACATGATCATCGTCTCGGGTTTCAACGTGTACCCCAACGAGATCGAAGACGTGGTCATGGCCCACCCCAACGTTGCCAATTGCGCGGTAATCGGTGTGCCGGACGAGCGTTCCGGGGAAGCGGTGAAGCTGTTCGTGGTGGCGCGTGAAGCCGGGGTCAGCCTGGAAGAGCTCAAGGCCTACTGCAAAGAGAACTTCACCGCCTACAAGGTGCCCAAGCACATCGTGCTGCGAGATTCGTTGCCGATGACCCCCGTGGGCAAGATCCTGCGGCGGGAGTTGCGCGATATCGCGTAA